The following proteins are co-located in the Micromonospora coriariae genome:
- a CDS encoding ArsR/SmtB family transcription factor, with protein MDQPEPAAVAPGAGPTGLAPDTQEFLKALGSPTRQRIMMLFSKGAELSVGEVAERTGISQATASQQLTLLRRGRIVTSRRDGKSVYYRADRDGAVAALAELQSYLMTCC; from the coding sequence ATGGACCAGCCAGAGCCCGCAGCGGTCGCGCCCGGCGCCGGACCAACGGGGCTGGCGCCGGACACGCAGGAGTTCCTCAAGGCGCTGGGCAGCCCGACGCGACAGCGGATCATGATGCTGTTCTCCAAAGGCGCCGAGCTGTCGGTCGGGGAAGTCGCCGAACGCACGGGCATCAGCCAGGCGACGGCGTCTCAGCAGCTGACCTTGTTGCGCCGGGGGCGGATCGTGACTTCACGGCGCGACGGGAAGTCCGTGTACTACCGCGCCGACCGCGACGGCGCCGTCGCGGCGCTGGCCGAGCTGCAGTCGTACCTCATGACCTGCTGCTGA
- a CDS encoding flavin-containing monooxygenase — translation MTTPSEPVVIVGGGQSGLAAARAALSAGLRPVVLEAGAAPVGSWPDYYDSLTLFSPARYSSLPGMAFDGGDPDRYPTRDEVVAYLHRYSTSIDAEIRTGTRVTAVHARPRGGYLVHTDSGDEIAAAGIVAASGSFGNPYLPVLPGRHNYAGEVRHVAHYRRPEPYAGKRLLVVGAGNSAIQVAYELASQARVTLAARAPIQFMPQRIRGRDLHHWLRVTGADLLPRSVLTRLVRHAAVLDTGVYRDAIASGLLARREMFTAFTADGVRWADGTEEAVDAVIFATGYRPNLGYLAALGALERDGLPRHAGGVSTTHPQLVYLGLEFQRSFSSNTLRGVGRDATRVLTALALPGGLRRRPRPTPRGSVRP, via the coding sequence GTGACCACCCCTTCAGAACCCGTCGTCATCGTCGGTGGCGGCCAGTCCGGTCTCGCCGCCGCTCGCGCCGCCCTCTCCGCTGGCCTGCGCCCCGTCGTCCTGGAGGCAGGCGCCGCGCCGGTGGGGTCCTGGCCCGACTACTACGACAGCCTCACCCTGTTCTCCCCTGCCCGATACAGCTCGCTGCCCGGCATGGCGTTCGACGGGGGAGACCCCGACCGATACCCGACCCGCGACGAGGTCGTCGCTTATCTGCACCGCTATTCCACGAGCATCGACGCCGAGATCCGCACCGGTACCCGGGTCACCGCTGTGCACGCGCGCCCACGCGGTGGCTACCTCGTCCATACCGACAGCGGCGACGAGATCGCCGCGGCGGGCATCGTCGCCGCGAGCGGCTCCTTCGGCAACCCGTACCTACCGGTGCTGCCCGGCCGACACAACTACGCCGGCGAGGTGCGGCACGTCGCGCACTACCGACGGCCCGAGCCCTACGCCGGAAAGCGGCTCCTCGTCGTGGGCGCCGGGAACTCCGCCATCCAGGTCGCCTACGAGCTGGCATCGCAGGCGCGGGTCACCCTGGCCGCCCGGGCGCCGATCCAGTTCATGCCCCAGCGCATCCGCGGCCGGGACCTGCATCACTGGCTCCGCGTCACCGGCGCGGATCTCCTGCCCCGATCGGTGCTCACCCGACTCGTCCGCCACGCCGCCGTGCTCGACACCGGCGTCTACCGCGACGCCATCGCCTCCGGCCTGCTCGCCCGCCGCGAGATGTTCACCGCCTTCACCGCCGACGGCGTCAGGTGGGCGGACGGTACTGAGGAGGCGGTCGACGCGGTGATCTTCGCGACCGGCTACCGCCCGAACCTCGGATACCTCGCTGCGCTGGGGGCCCTGGAGCGCGACGGTCTGCCCCGGCATGCGGGCGGTGTCTCCACCACCCACCCGCAGCTGGTCTACCTCGGTTTGGAGTTCCAACGGTCGTTCTCGTCGAACACTCTGCGCGGCGTTGGCCGCGACGCCACCCGCGTCCTCACCGCCCTCGCCCTGCCCGGCGGGCTGCGCCGTCGGCCGCGCCCTACGCCGCGGGGGTCGGTTCGACCGTGA
- a CDS encoding ArsR/SmtB family transcription factor, translated as MSKQGTPLAPVDLTADTPCCPPLAQRRVPAETAAVLAPAFKALGDPVRLQLMSMIASAEGGEACVCDLTPAFDLTGPTISHHLRTLREAGLVDAERRGTWVYYRARPAILRQLAALLTVEPTPAA; from the coding sequence ATGTCAAAGCAAGGCACGCCCCTCGCGCCCGTGGATCTGACCGCTGACACGCCGTGCTGCCCACCACTGGCTCAGCGCCGGGTGCCGGCCGAAACCGCCGCAGTGCTTGCTCCGGCGTTCAAAGCCCTGGGCGACCCGGTGCGGCTGCAGTTGATGTCGATGATCGCCTCGGCGGAGGGCGGGGAGGCATGCGTCTGCGACCTCACTCCTGCCTTCGACCTCACCGGACCGACCATCTCGCACCACCTCAGGACGCTGCGCGAGGCCGGCCTCGTCGACGCCGAGCGACGCGGAACGTGGGTCTACTACCGCGCCCGCCCGGCCATCCTGCGCCAGCTCGCCGCGCTGCTCACGGTCGAACCGACCCCCGCGGCGTAG
- a CDS encoding M28 family metallopeptidase, whose product MTPAAGPPATMNARLAAVSAERMTTTVAALAADDFAGRRVGTPGAAAARAWLADHLTALGAKVETDDFPVRAVPDIHAAPTVTWGVGAVSTDLTFGREVSIHPASADTIEVRRGPLGVAGSDDPTGRWLVVPAGMSLFDAYRDTRGAAGLLLSRAVDADGWQYTALAGPDPGPLPVLTLDSRTHPVVLDAAGEGWMSANSPLRRVDATGTNIYATFDRPAPGAVELLLTAHYDGVGDHPGLRQPGASDNASGVAVVLEAARVLSAMLPDDLGLSVALLDAEEIGALGSAHHSSRLRAGGGNPLVLNVDGAGRLDQAAAVEAGGPAHRLLALLDQAGRHTGLALTAGPVASDNRRYGAAGLAAVGIGAGMAGYHSPADTPDRVDPHTLMAIARLVVATVSLAALAPATLPSFIGDERSKV is encoded by the coding sequence ATGACCCCGGCAGCCGGCCCGCCCGCCACCATGAACGCGCGGCTCGCGGCCGTGTCCGCCGAGCGGATGACCACGACCGTCGCCGCCCTGGCCGCGGACGACTTCGCCGGTCGGCGGGTCGGCACACCGGGCGCGGCCGCAGCCCGCGCCTGGCTAGCCGACCACCTCACCGCCCTCGGCGCGAAGGTCGAAACCGACGACTTCCCGGTCCGAGCCGTGCCGGACATTCACGCCGCACCGACCGTCACATGGGGTGTCGGCGCCGTGTCGACGGATTTGACCTTCGGCCGTGAGGTGTCGATCCACCCGGCGTCCGCCGACACCATCGAGGTCAGGCGCGGCCCGCTGGGCGTGGCCGGTAGCGATGACCCCACCGGCCGCTGGCTGGTGGTGCCAGCGGGGATGAGCCTGTTCGACGCCTACCGTGACACCCGAGGGGCCGCCGGTCTGCTCCTGAGCCGCGCCGTCGACGCCGACGGATGGCAGTACACAGCCCTCGCGGGCCCGGACCCGGGGCCCCTGCCGGTCCTGACGCTCGACTCGCGCACGCACCCCGTCGTGCTGGACGCCGCCGGTGAGGGCTGGATGAGCGCAAACAGCCCACTGCGCCGCGTCGACGCCACCGGCACCAACATCTACGCCACCTTCGACCGACCCGCGCCCGGTGCGGTCGAGCTGCTGTTGACCGCCCATTACGACGGGGTCGGAGACCACCCCGGCCTGCGTCAGCCCGGCGCGTCCGACAACGCCAGCGGCGTCGCCGTGGTCCTGGAGGCCGCCCGAGTCCTGTCCGCCATGCTCCCCGACGACCTCGGACTGTCCGTCGCGCTGCTCGACGCCGAGGAGATCGGCGCCTTGGGCTCCGCCCACCACAGTTCCCGCCTGCGGGCCGGCGGCGGCAATCCGCTGGTCCTCAACGTCGACGGCGCCGGCCGCCTCGACCAGGCCGCCGCGGTCGAGGCCGGCGGTCCCGCCCACCGGCTGCTCGCCCTGCTCGACCAAGCCGGCCGCCACACCGGCCTCGCCCTCACTGCCGGGCCGGTGGCGTCGGACAACCGCCGCTACGGCGCCGCCGGGCTCGCGGCCGTGGGCATCGGTGCGGGAATGGCCGGCTACCACAGCCCCGCCGACACCCCCGATCGCGTCGACCCGCACACCCTGATGGCTATCGCCCGCCTGGTGGTCGCGACCGTGTCCCTCGCCGCGCTCGCACCCGCTACACTTCCATCGTTTATCGGCGATGAACGATCAAAGGTGTAG
- a CDS encoding ArsR/SmtB family transcription factor, with the protein MNDLLDRATAQTYASWFRALADPTRVQIVEYLARHARPMSVGEIVTAIGLAQSTVSQHLKILTEVRFVLVQPVGTARHYRINDACVGCFPSAADVVMGRPAPSPNGAC; encoded by the coding sequence ATGAACGACCTGCTCGATCGGGCGACGGCACAGACCTACGCGTCGTGGTTCCGGGCCCTCGCGGACCCGACCCGGGTGCAGATCGTGGAATACCTCGCCCGGCACGCTCGGCCGATGAGCGTCGGGGAGATCGTCACCGCGATCGGTCTGGCGCAGTCCACCGTCTCGCAGCACCTGAAGATCCTCACCGAGGTGCGGTTCGTCCTCGTCCAGCCGGTCGGCACCGCCCGGCACTACCGGATCAACGACGCCTGCGTCGGCTGCTTTCCCTCCGCCGCGGACGTGGTCATGGGCCGACCCGCCCCCAGCCCGAACGGAGCCTGCTGA
- a CDS encoding GNAT family N-acetyltransferase yields the protein MADITVRPLRDDDAERVLAIYQAGLDAGNASFETTAPTWAAFDAAKLPEHRFVAVDGNDTVLGWIAVAPASTRAVYAGVVEHSVYVDPAAQGRGVARLLLDTLIASTEAAGIWTIQSGVFPDNAASLTLHERAGFRVIGVRERVGRHHGRWRDVVLLERRSPVVT from the coding sequence ATGGCCGACATCACGGTGCGCCCCCTGCGGGACGACGACGCCGAGCGGGTCCTGGCGATCTACCAGGCCGGACTCGATGCCGGCAACGCCAGCTTCGAGACGACCGCACCCACCTGGGCGGCGTTCGACGCGGCAAAACTGCCCGAACACCGCTTCGTTGCCGTCGACGGGAATGACACGGTGCTCGGTTGGATCGCGGTCGCACCCGCCTCGACCCGCGCGGTCTACGCCGGGGTGGTCGAGCACTCCGTCTACGTCGACCCCGCCGCGCAGGGCCGCGGCGTCGCCCGGCTGCTGCTGGACACGCTGATCGCCTCCACCGAAGCCGCTGGCATCTGGACGATCCAGTCCGGTGTCTTCCCCGACAACGCCGCCAGCCTCACGCTGCACGAGCGGGCCGGCTTCCGTGTCATCGGCGTGCGCGAGCGGGTCGGTCGCCACCACGGCCGCTGGCGCGACGTCGTCCTGCTCGAGCGGCGCAGTCCCGTCGTCACCTGA